In one Bacillus rossius redtenbacheri isolate Brsri chromosome 11, Brsri_v3, whole genome shotgun sequence genomic region, the following are encoded:
- the LOC134536433 gene encoding collagen alpha-1(II) chain-like, with protein sequence MLRRSAGSRAPRPERAECEETQAVCWQPGTSASTAGHLGQHGPGVRRLRRSAGSRAPRPARAGCEETQAVCWQPGTSASTGRVRAPRPERAECEETQAVCWQPGTSARTGRCEETQAVCWQPGTSASTAGHLGQNGPGVRRLRRSAGSRAPRPARAGCEETQAVCWQPGTSASTGRVRAPRPARAGCEETQAVCWQPGTSASTGRVRAPRPARAGCEETQAVCWQPGTSASTGRVWEDSGGLLAAGHLGQHGPGVRRLRRSAGSRAPRPARAGCEKTQAVCWQPGTSASTGRPGTSASTGRPGTSASTGRVRAPRPARAGCEETQAVCWQPGTSASTGRVRAPRPARAGCEKTQAVCWQPGTSASTGRV encoded by the exons atgctcAGGCGATCTGCAGGCAGCCGGGCACCTCGGCCAGAACGGGCCGAGTGTGAGGAGACTCAGGCGGTCTGCTGGCAGCCGGGCACCTCGGCCAGCACGG CCGGGCACCTCGGCCAGCACGGGCCGGGTGTGAGGAGACTCAGGCGGTCTGCTGGCAGCCGGGCACCTCGGCCAGCACGGGCCGGGTGTGAGGAGACTCAGGCGGTCTGCTGGCAGCCGGGCACCTCGGCCAGCACGGGCCGGGT CCGGGCACCTCGGCCAGAACGGGCCGAGTGTGAGGAGACTCAGGCGGTCTGCTGGCAGCCGGGCACCTCGGCCAGAACGGGCCGGTGTGAGGAGACTCAGGCGGTCTGCTGGCAGCCGGGCACCTCGGCCAGCACGG CCGGGCACCTCGGCCAGAACGGGCCGGGTGTGAGGAGACTCAGGCGGTCTGCTGGCAGCCGGGCACCTCGGCCAGCACGGGCCGGGTGTGAGGAGACTCAGGCGGTCTGCTGGCAGCCGGGCACCTCGGCCAGCACGGGCCGGGT CCGGGCACCTCGGCCAGCACGGGCCGGGTGTGAGGAGACTCAGGCGGTCTGCTGGCAGCCGGGCACCTCGGCCAGCACGGGCCGGGT CCGGGCACCTCGGCCAGCACGGGCCGGGTGTGAGGAGACTCAGGCGGTCTGCTGGCAGCCGGGCACCTCGGCCAGCACGGGCCGGGTGTGGGAAGACTCAGGCGGTCTGCTGGCAGCCGGGCACCTCGGCCAGCACGGGCCGGGTGTGAGGAGACTCAGGCGGTCTGCTGGCAGCCGGGCACCTCGGCCAGCACGGGCCGGCTGTGAGAAGACTCAGGCGGTCTGCTGGCAGCCGGGCACCTCGGCCAGCACGGGCCGG CCGGGCACCTCGGCCAGCACGGGCCGG CCGGGCACCTCGGCCAGCACGGGCCGGGT CCGGGCACCTCGGCCAGCACGGGCCGGGTGTGAGGAGACTCAGGCGGTCTGCTGGCAGCCGGGCACCTCGGCCAGCACGGGCCGGGT CCGGGCACCTCGGCCAGCACGGGCCGGGTGTGAGAAGACTCAGGCGGTCTGCTGGCAGCCGGGCACCTCGGCCAGCACGGGCCGGGTGTGA
- the LOC134536434 gene encoding collagen alpha-2(I) chain-like, translated as MPGSELAGSPARSSGHLGQNGPGVRRLRRSAGSRAPRPARAGCEETQAVCWQPGTSASTGRPGTSASTGRVRAPRPARAGCEKTQAVCWQPGTSASTGRPGTSASTGRVWEDSGGLLAAGHLGQHGPGVRRLRRSAGSRAPRPARAGCGKTQAVCWQPGTSASTGRPGTSASTGRVWEDSGSLLAAGHLGQHGPGVRRLRRSAGSRAPRPARAGCEETQAVCWQPGISASTGRVWEDSGGLLAAGHLGQHGPGVRRLRRSAGSRAPRPARAGCGKTQAVCWQPGTSASTGRVWEDSGGLLAAGHLGQHGPGVRRLRRSAGSRAPRPARAGCEETQAVCWQPGTSARTGRV; from the exons atgccaggttcggagctggccgGCAGCCCTGCACGGTCAT CCGGGCACCTCGGCCAGAACGGGCCGGGTGTGAGGAGACTCAGGCGGTCTGCTGGCAGCCGGGCACCTCGGCCAGCACGGGCCGGGTGTGAGGAGACTCAGGCGGTCTGCTGGCAGCCGGGCACCTCGGCCAGCACGGGCCGG CCGGGCACCTCGGCCAGCACGGGCCGGGT CCGGGCACCTCGGCCAGCACGGGCCGGGTGTGAGAAGACTCAGGCAGTCTGCTGGCAGCCGGGCACCTCGGCCAGCACGGGCCGG CCGGGCACCTCGGCCAGCACGGGCCGGGTGTGGGAAGACTCAGGCGGTCTGCTGGCAGCCGGGCACCTCGGCCAGCACGGGCCGGGTGTGAGGAGACTCAGGCGGTCTGCTGGCAGCCGGGCACCTCGGCCAGCACGGGCCGGGTGTGGGAAGACTCAGGCGGTCTGCTGGCAGCCGGGCACCTCGGCCAGCACGGGCCGG CCGGGCACCTCGGCCAGCACGGGCCGGGTGTGGGAAGACTCAGGCAGTCTGCTGGCAGCCGGGCACCTCGGCCAGCACGGGCCGGGTGTGAGGAGACTCAGGCGGTCTGCTGGCAGCCGGGCACCTCGGCCAGCACGGGCCGGGTGTGAGGAGACTCAGGCGGTCTGCTGGCAGCCGGGCATCTCGGCCAGCACGGGCCGGGTGTGGGAAGACTCAGGCGGTCTGCTGGCAGCCGGGCACCTCGGCCAGCACGGGCCGGGTGTGAGGAGACTCAGGCGGTCTGCTGGCAGCCGGGCACCTCGGCCAGCACGGGCCGGGTGTGGGAAGACTCAGGCGGTCTGCTGGCAGCCGGGCACCTCGGCCAGCACGGGCCGGGTGTGGGAAGACTCAGGCGGTCTGCTGGCAGCCGGGCACCTCGGCCAGCACGGGCCGGGTGTGAGGAGACTCAGGCGGTCTGCTGGCAGCCGGGCACCTCGGCCAGCACGGGCCGGGTGTGAGGAGACTCAGGCGGTCTGCTGGCAGCCGGGCACCTCGGCCAGAACGGGCCGGGTGTGA